The genomic region CTGTacactaaaattaaacagtattTTCAACTTGTCGCATTCCAAGATTCATCCAGTATGATAGGATTAGCTGATCCCTggatgattttagtaaatgtcCACATGTTACCTGGTCTAACTCTCTCCagactaaaattaaacaggatCGTCCTGAAGACAATTTCCGCTTCCTCCTGACAGACCGCGTTGCTGCTGTGGTGCTGTTGCTGGTCTCCGTCGTGGTGGTAGTGGTGGTGGTGTGGTggtctttttttttgctgctgctgctgtcaGTGGCGGCGAAAGCCCAGTGGCGCGGTTTTGGGCCCAAGGCagctaaaaaaacataattaataatatactCTAAGCAGTTGGCAATACGAGTGT from Diachasmimorpha longicaudata isolate KC_UGA_2023 chromosome 1, iyDiaLong2, whole genome shotgun sequence harbors:
- the LOC135167744 gene encoding uncharacterized protein LOC135167744, giving the protein MRGWQKCRGWKVRREDRKKTRGIHSSLFPCTMANLEDADYELMDFEDELLPWAQNRATGLSPPLTAAAAKKKTTTPPPLPPRRRPATAPQQQRGLSGGSGNCLQDDPV